Sequence from the Pedobacter sp. D749 genome:
GTAATACATAACACACTTATCGTATAGTTTAAACGGTTAAAGGCATAAAAGCCCAATAAAAAAACCACTGAAAAAGACAACAGCACCGCAGGACTTTTAACAAAATAAACGATAATCAGCCCGATTACTACGCCCCCCATACTCCCCTTTAAACGTTGTAAATTCCGTTTCCAGGTGATTGAAAATTTAGGCCTGGCTACAATAACCAGCGTAAGAAAAAGCCAGTAACTGTATTTGCTGGGTTCGAGCTGCCAGATGAGCAAAAAACCAAACAGGAAACAAATGGCCAGTCGCAGTGAAAACCTGAAGATGGGCGATTTTAAGGTCAGGTGCTCCTGAATGGAAAAGCGATCGCCAGTAATAAATAAAGGATATGAAATCGATCCGCTCAATTCTCGCAAGTGTTTCGCTGTCGTGCGCTCATTGCCCCTTATCATTTCGATAATGCGCACAATATCGTTCATGTTCGAAACCACCTTCAGTACAATTGATCGCTGGGTTTCGTTTAAACACTCCATTTCCTGCAATAACATCACGCGTTTCTGGTGATATTCCATATTGGTAGCCACCTCACCTTTATAAGCTTTTGCCGAGCGAACGTGCCTGCCCAACTGCTCCAGCTCTTTGGCCAGCAATTCAATTAAGGTGGCAATCAGTTTCAGACTCGGACCAGTAGCCAAAGTTTTTCGAACCAAAGCATAATCATAATGCACCGCATTCAACTGCTCATACAAATCGATCAGTAACCGCGCCCGCTCCAACAACAACCGGCCTTTGGGGTTATCGGGATTCATGGCGTATTTATCGGTAAGCAACAGGTTCCGGATCAGCTCGTGTTTCTGGTTTACCTTAATGTGCAGTTTTATCGCTTCCTTCTGTTGCAGATCGAGCGGAACATCCACATCATAATTCTTCGCTTTAGCATTTAGAAATACCGCGCTGCTCATCAGGCATTCGAAAATGGCATGGTGAAGCGAGCGGTAAGGCCGCAACAAGGTCTGGATCAAACTAATCACGTAATACCAAACGCCACCAACCAGCATATAACTGCTAAAATAAAGTGGCCGCGCCGGGTGAAGACCCATTACAAAGGTACATACAATCAAGGCCATGGTGCCAATTAGCGAGAGTTTCTGCCCATATACGGCAAGCATCGAAAAGCTAAAAGCAGCGATAATCACCACAACCGCGGTAAGGTAAACATGATCCAAAACCGATGAAACCACCAGCGTGGTAGCGAAAAAGACAATAATGCTCCATAGCGCTGTTTTCAATTTGTTCAGCCGGTTATCAGGCAAATCGGTCAGGCTGATTAATAAAGCACCAACCCCTATTCCTTTTGCTGCTTCGGGATTGCCCAAGTAAAAGAATAAAATAATGGGCAATACCACGGTAATGGTGGTGCGCAGGGCATCAGAAAAGTACTCACCCAAAAAGAAATACGAAATGGTAGAGCCGATGCTGTTTTTGGGCATGAATATGTTAATGAATGCTGATAATTGATAAAAGCTGCAAAGATAAGAGTTTTATAATGCATGCATAGCAAATGGTTACACAAAACCAGATACCGATCTGTTCTTTGGACTTTAGAAGGGTAATTGTGTATTCAGAACTTAATCTTATGTGGTACCCCATCCTAGCGCCCGAGGCCGGTGCAAAGGACTGAATGTGCTTTAAAATAATCTCTAAGGTAAAATCTATCTATCCAAATTCCGGAAAGCACAAATCAACCCAATCCTACTATCCTACCCCGTGAAGACTTACGCTAGAATTG
This genomic interval carries:
- a CDS encoding FUSC family membrane protein; the encoded protein is MPKNSIGSTISYFFLGEYFSDALRTTITVVLPIILFFYLGNPEAAKGIGVGALLISLTDLPDNRLNKLKTALWSIIVFFATTLVVSSVLDHVYLTAVVVIIAAFSFSMLAVYGQKLSLIGTMALIVCTFVMGLHPARPLYFSSYMLVGGVWYYVISLIQTLLRPYRSLHHAIFECLMSSAVFLNAKAKNYDVDVPLDLQQKEAIKLHIKVNQKHELIRNLLLTDKYAMNPDNPKGRLLLERARLLIDLYEQLNAVHYDYALVRKTLATGPSLKLIATLIELLAKELEQLGRHVRSAKAYKGEVATNMEYHQKRVMLLQEMECLNETQRSIVLKVVSNMNDIVRIIEMIRGNERTTAKHLRELSGSISYPLFITGDRFSIQEHLTLKSPIFRFSLRLAICFLFGFLLIWQLEPSKYSYWLFLTLVIVARPKFSITWKRNLQRLKGSMGGVVIGLIIVYFVKSPAVLLSFSVVFLLGFYAFNRLNYTISVLCITPAVILTLGSYQGHFDHIVHDRIIFTLLGCVIAIFATYLFPIWDSRQLKAKIVNASKASLDYLEVAIQNRVARDENQSRMARKNANLSLSALSEAIESASQEPMRKHIDFNGLYGIQSTIYQINAIITSIYLSVNHKPGQADPLLVDRIVSNLSDGEVIQNNTEWHADEVYLVDDGDHSTNQKLTHIAALSFDFSRFSAGFKG